DNA sequence from the Macrobrachium rosenbergii isolate ZJJX-2024 chromosome 55, ASM4041242v1, whole genome shotgun sequence genome:
gttatacagaaaataaatttataaaaccaaTATGTAATCAATCATTTATTTTGGTTTCCGTCTTCAACTTCATGCGGGATACAGAAGTCCAGACGTAAGAACTGACCAACTTCTCTCAAAAGTAGATTGTAAAGAAAGCGTTCCCAGTTGCCATATTTTCATGGCTGGTTTTAATTTGGAATTTGACCTACAAGAAGAGCTTGACCAGTACATCCGCCAATCAGCGAATAAAACCGTTTagctactgaaaagaaaaaagctgtAGAACATCTGAATTCACGGAGGAAAGTGAAGTCGGCATCCATCGCTACCGATTCCAGAAACATCGAAGAAATTGACAGCACCGGCCTCTCATCCTACCAATTCAAGATGTATCAATAGACGACGCAGGTGTCAGGGTATCCAAGGATTGTGATTGAGCAACGCAAAACCGTAGGTTAAGGGAGCCATATCCGATATCCACTGCTACTCGACGTCGACTTCGGGAATCGTCCCGAAATCAGCGTTGGAGAGGTCGTACAGGGTCTCTGCCTGGTCGCAGGGGAAGGCATCGTCGGTAAAGGTGCAGGTGAGGGACTCCTGGCTGAAGATGGTCTGGTTGCCGCAGATGAAGGAGAACTGAGCTTCCTCGATAATCTGAAATGTACGacggattttcttttttttatcttccgttGTATgtcgtattttattattactcattCCATTTCATGCATCATTGCTTTGTCCtctttactttcattatatatgGGCATTCCATTCTGTAGACACTTGTTAGTCAAGTTCTCGGTGTTAGGGGTTTTACGAAATCACCGAAGCTCATTACGAATAAGGATAACAGCAattatagtagtagtaattattatATAAGAAGCAGTtgaatacatgcacacacaaactcGAAACCAATGAGAAAATAACGAAGCGAAATAACTAACATTTTCTCATTCAGACAAATATCTTCCACAATATATAACTGAGGCAGATATGAAACATTAGGTATCAATAATGGTAGTTAGAGTGGGCCACAACTATGTAGTCTGATACTTAAAACAGACAGGATCCAGAtggttgatgaaaatattaaaaacgaaataGTTACTATAATAATGACTGATTTTTGTCATTACCCTTtaagagacagaataaaaattttttctctacTACTCGGTGATTAGTACAAGAAACGACTTGACATCCTTATTATCATGTAAGGAGATTAGTCAAAAACCTTAAGAGTGAACAGAACCTGATTCAATCGTCTTTCAGAACGGAACTTGCGAGTATAGGCCTTTTCGCATCTTATGAAGGGACCAAAGCAATTATATATTTCGTCAgattacaagcacacacacacacgcacacactgtaTATTAGTTTCAAACTCCTCATTCTTAGTCCCAGGGTATGTTAAATGGCTTTTCTTGCAGTTCATGATAATTTATCATCAACATTCAGAAACAACACTAATAAAATGGAACAAGAGAGAAGTTCATTCATTTTTCGAAGCAAGCTTTTACTAAACATAATGTCGATGTGGAATAACTTAGCACTGTTTGCGGCAAGTTTTGACGGACACTTGAGGAACGTTGCTAAATGCTACTCCTGAGCAACTGTTTGCAATTAGATGCTGGAGAAGGAACAGGGAACAAAATAGTGGAGGTTACGAAATAACGACGTCTAGACTTTTCTTCTAggatgaaatttataaattctagaaaacAGGAAACCAGAAAAGAATCTCAACTCTTGTGAGCTATAGCCAATAAGACAACTTATCtgtgtttttctgtcttttttcgcAATGGGTTAGTGAGATAGTAGCTTAATGGGAGTTATGTAGCAACCTTAGAGGGAGGGTGCTGGCGGGGTGGGGCCGGCGCCACAGTGTTAAGATAAAAGTGATGAGTGCCTCCACCTTGAAACACCCCAAAGAggaaagtatattaaaaatattgaagataATGCTTTGATTACCAAATATAGAAGTATATCATCAAATATTTCCGACGCatgcttttctctctttttttttatatggacaCTTTGCTCTCTGGAGGCTTATTCCATAGGTAATCGTCCTTTTTGTATAGCGCCGCACggtatgtatataatgaatagcaataagtataaattatataaatttcaaagcacACCTGCAAATAACAGTACCAGAAATGAAAGACAATACTAAAACTTACGCTTCCGGTGGCGTCATTGATGGGATAACAGACATGGAAGATGGCACAGTCATTGGCAACGTCGGCATAGAATCCATATGGGCGTCCGTTGCAGTTGAAAGTAGTCACAATTTGATTGGTCAAGAGCTCCGCACCAGCGGGCAAAATGTAGGCAGAGCGGGCAGAAGCCGATGCAAAGATTGTGGCTAACAAAATGAATACAGCCTTCATCTCAGATGGTTCtggaaaaaaatgcattaaattttgGTTAATGAAGCAGACAGTAAGACGTGCAACGCACTAATTACTACAAAGGCGTTCAGTGACAacctagttttgacagaaatggtAAATTAGTAAGTACGAGcgttcaagatatatatacacatatactgtatatatgcatatataatgtacatatggaaaatgtatacatatatttacatatataatgtatattatatatgtatgtaaaacgcaatgtatattcataaactttGCGCAAATAGTACATTTTGTCTAAAGGATATGTCCCCTATATCAATGTGAAGAAACAGTGCGCTTGATATATCACATATGGTGCAATTTCAAAAAGTGAAGGGacaaatatataatagtaatacatTCTGTATTTACAATAATGAGTAGACTGGCAATAAATTTCTTCTGCTGAAGTTAGGACGACCCTACcccataaataaaatgttttccgaTTAAACCATACAGTTATTGTAAGATAATGATGGCCTTTTGCCAATACTGGCTCGTGGTCTGAGAATCGGCCCACTGGAATCTGCTTAAACTGTCTAGTTACCCATGTAAGGCAAATTGTGGTTTTCGGGACGGAAATATTTGAAACCTTTCGTTACCTACGAAAATTACAACTTACCCCGGAATGAGCGTTGGACACCGTGACACTAGCGATATCTATTGTTGACAGCTAGGTTAGAACTGTAAATTTGTCATCCAAATGTTAagtgtcaaaaaaatttttaattcgcACAAATTTGAAAGAAATCAAGAATAATGATTAACAGAAGCCAGACAAAGAGgaatttgctttgctttgctaCAGAATGACAGCAAAGAAGAAGTTAAAAAGCTAAATGGGGAAATTAATTGAATTACTGGTCTGATGCTGCAACCAGGCCCACAACTAATAAGGTTATCGAAGCTGAGTATACCTGTGAACAGTCTCTCAATGAGGAGAGGGGGAGCACTAAATTAATACGGTATAGGGGGGAAAAAGTGTCAGTCTGATTCATTTCCAatgtttttttgcaattttatttcctCCAAATAAACCGTAATGAAATGGAATGCTGTAAGAATCTTTTCTGCCTTTAAAACCCTAAGTACACTAATCATATTGGTAAGGGACGGAATAAGATCTTTTAagatgattattactattattattattatccctcttAAGAAGGGCAGTATTCTCCCAAATTTCCTCTGCATACGCAAATTTAGTAATTTTCATAGATTAATTTGTATTACAAGCATTACGCTATATATTAATATAGCCACGCAGACAAGTAGAATTATACGATGTCtagtttttctcttcctctcttccttcatttgaaTAATGCAGCGAATGAAAAAGTCAGTTATCTAGCCAAATCGAGAAATGttgggaaacagaaaaataatgaacatatttgaaaaatataatcacTGCATACATTCTTACCCTTCCCTTCccaataaaatttcttatagaGTAATGGGATAATTAAAGAATGAGaaagatagaaattaaaaattaaaatagaaacatgtatatatataatatattatatatattatatatatatttatatatatataatatatatatatatatatatatatatatatatatatatatatatatatatatatatatatatatatatatatatatatatatatatatatatatatatatatatatatatatatatatatatatacaatatatatatatatatatatatatatatatatatatatatatatacaatatatatatatatatatatatatatatatatatatatatatatatatatatatatatatatatatatatatatatatatatatatatatatatatatataatcttgtaggTATGTTAAAAACATACGAAATTAATGCATACCTTTCATTATGATGCAGTGTGAAAGTTGACACATTTCTGACGCTAAAAATATCTCCGGCATTGATAGCACACTCCACATTTCTCAAAATGTTAATACTTTATCGATATGCATAAAGTTTTAGGTCCTAGACAGGGCATGGAAATCCCATttagttaaaattatataattttggtCCTCATTTCGGAACAATTTCAAAGCgaaccagcatttttttttttttttactacaggaatattttaatgaatatccaAAATCACAAGCATAGTGGCACAATAAGTGGCAAGACTGCTGAACGGGAGAAGAATAAAAGTTTTCTCTTGTACTGGGGTGGATAAAACTGTGACGATGCAACTCGAAAGACACTTTCAAATCCTATTTGAGAGCCGAGATTCAGATCTTATTTACAGcatctatacataatatatcacGTAAAAATTCATTGTATGCTAACTACACTGAGGTACGAGAGAGAATTCTGTGGAAGTATGCTTTCGGCAAAACATCAGTTGAGTTTATGAATGGCGCAAACTTCAAAGGCAAGGAAAGTCAGTCGGTAGAGCTAGATGCTTGCAAGTCGGAGGACAAGTTAAAATCCTGTTTGGGAAGTGGAGTTCAATTCACTCATTTAATAGTTACAATTTTCATgcgtatgtatgatgtatgtatgtatgtatatatatataacaaattatatatatatatatatatatatatatatatatttatatatacatatatatatatacatatatatatatacatatatatatatatatatatatatatatatatatatatatatatatatatatatatatatatatatatatatatatacatatatacatatatatatacatatatatatatatacatatatatatatatacatatacatatatatatatatatatatatacatatacatatatatatacatatacatatacatatatatacacacacacacatatatatatatatatatatatatatatatatatatatatatatacacatatatatatatatatacacatatatacacacatatatatgtatacatatatatacacacacacacattatatatatatatatatatatatatatatatatatatacatatatacacatatatatatatatatatacatatatacacatatatatatatatacatatatacacatatatatatatatacatatatacacatatatatatatatatatatatatatatatatatatatatacatatatatacacatatatatatacacacacatattatatatatatatatatatatatatatatatatatatatatatatatatatatatatatatatatatatatatatatatatatcaatgcagcacgaaggaacgcgtgcttgagaatatcactagaTTCACGTcgaaaggtgagtgaaaactggtactttgaacaagtactttcgtagtttatgaaaatgtagaataaactacgaaagtacttgttcaaagtcccggttttcactc
Encoded proteins:
- the LOC136835399 gene encoding U-scoloptoxin(01)-Cw1a-like — translated: MKAVFILLATIFASASARSAYILPAGAELLTNQIVTTFNCNGRPYGFYADVANDCAIFHVCYPINDATGSIIEEAQFSFICGNQTIFSQESLTCTFTDDAFPCDQAETLYDLSNADFGTIPEVDVE